A portion of the Magnolia sinica isolate HGM2019 chromosome 17, MsV1, whole genome shotgun sequence genome contains these proteins:
- the LOC131230612 gene encoding receptor-like protein EIX1 — protein MDGLVRVLFLLLLVFLSVETIQSTFYDGEAKLVCIEREREALVNFKQGLVDPINRLSSWVGHDCCRWSGVGCNNRTGQVIKINLRNLLGDPTNPLYEENINSYLSGEINPSLLELNHLNYLDLSWNDFGSKSIPKFIGSFKKLRHLNLSNAGFAGTIPHHLGNLSSLVYLDLHSDYRIWPTLEVDNLQWLSRLSSLQHLDMGMATLNQSNGLFQVFNMLPSLSELRLSNCDLPNITTSIPYVNITSLSVLDLSKNFLGPRIPDWLFNLSSLEHLYLEWNRFQDPIPSALGKLCNLRTLDFSNNLNRGEISGFVECLSGCIQESLETLRLASNGLGGYFPDWLLHHKNLKTLDLSKNSLYGPIPQSLGKFSSLKDLYLSHNNLNGSLPESLGQLSELINLGISSNSLEGNVSEEHFATLTKLESLDMSSNSLVLKVSSNWIPPFHLKSIKMRSCRVGPLFPAWLREQRDIFKLDMSNAQISDSIPYWFCNLSSQISYLNLSHNQINGEIPNSLEFALRAMIDLSFNRFIGSLPHSFLSARFLDLSNNSFSGPIPITFGETSATFLSLSHNNLNGSIPVSLCKTVTLWNLDLSYNQLTKELPRCLGNLTELVTMDLANNNIRGRIPESLGVIPTLEWLRLHSNAFSGELPTSLRNCTQLRAVDFSENKFSGKIPTWIGERLSKLQILILRSNMFSGTIPPQLCHLTSLQILDLAHNKLLEAIPRCFSNFSAMATKEHESGTIVSAIYGGEDGWLYYEENITVVTKGMKLDYTKILSLVTVIDLSSNHLSGEIPEELVSLSGLQGLNLSRNHLVGNIPKNIDGLRQLESLDLSWNQLSGAIPQSLSALNFLSSLDLSHNNLSGQIPSGSQLQTFNDPSIYNSNLDLCGPPLPNKCPKDKTSQTPVPMGNGVDKEEEEGFMWVWFFTSMASGFVVGFWGVCGVLIFKKSWRIAYFQLCDKMMDKIFMAWMTKVAKLRTMLQDRK, from the coding sequence ATGGATGGATTAGTGAgagttctctttcttttattgcTCGTGTTTCTAAGCGTTGAAACCATTCAATCCACTTTTTACGATGGAGAAGCGAAGCTGGTTTGCATAGAAAGGGAGAGGGAAGCCCTCGTCAACTTCAAACAAGGCCTCGTAGATCCAATCAATCGGCTCTCTtcttgggtgggccatgattgCTGTAGATGGAGCGGAGTAGGCTGCAACAATAGAACAGGACAAGTCATCAAAATCAACCTCCGTAACCTCCTTGGAGACCCAACCAATCCTCTATATGAAGAAAACATTAACTCGTACTTATCTGGTGAGATAAATCCTTCTTTGCTTGAGTTGAATCATTTGAATTACTTGGACCTCAGCTGGAATGATTTTGGATCCAAGTCCATCCCGAAATTCATTGGTTCATTCAAGAAACTTAGACATCTTAATCTCTCAAATGCTGGCTTTGCTGGAACAATTCCCCATCATCTCGGTAATCTCTCTAGCCTGGTTTATCTCGATCTTCATTCAGACTATCGTATTTGGCCTACTCTGGAAGTTGATAACCTTCAATGGCTTTCTCGTCTTTCTTCTCTGCAACACCTTGATATGGGAATGGCTACCCTCAATCAGTCCAATGGTTTGTTTCAGGTCTTTAATATGCTTCCTTCTCTTTCCGAGCTACGCCTCTCCAATTGTGATCTTCCTAACATTACTACTTCTATTCCTTATGTTAATATCACATCCCTTTCAGTGCTTGATCTCTCCAAAAATTTTCTCGGCCCAAGAATTCCAGATTGGTTGTTCAATCTCAGCAGCCTAGAGCATCTTTATCTCGAATGGAATCGTTTTCAAGATCCAATTCCAAGTGCTCTTGGCAAGCTTTGCAATTTGCGCACTTTAGATTTCTCAAACAACTTGAACAGGGGAGAGATATCTGGATTTGTAGAATGTTTATCTGGATGCATTCAGGAAAGTTTAGAGACACTGAGATTGGCATCAAATGGGCTTGGTGGGTATTTTCCTGATTGGTTATTGCATCATAAAAATCTTAAAACTCTTGATCTCAGCAAAAATTCACTATATGGCCCTATTCCTCAATCTCTTGGAAAATTTTCATCCTTGAAGGATTTGTATCTTAGTCACAACAACTTGAATGGGTCTTTGCCCGAGAGTCTTGGACAACTTTCAGAACTAATCAATCTCGGGATATCTTCTAATTCATTGGAGGGCAATGTGTCAGAAGAACACTTTGCCACTCTAACCAAATTGGAATCATTAGATATGTCCTCCAATTCATTAGTTCTTAAAGTTAGCTCCAATTGGATTCCTCCTTTTCACCTCAAATCTATCAAGATGAGGTCCTGTCGAGTTGGGCCCCTGTTTCCTGCATGGCTACGTGAGCAAAGAGACATTTTCAAACTTGACATGTCCAATGCACAAATTTCAGATTCTATACCATACTGGTTTTGTAACCTGTCTTCTCAAATCTCCTACTTGAATCTTTCTCACAACCAAATCAATGGTGAGATTCCAAATTCATTGGAGTTTGCACTTCGGGCCATGATTGATTTAAGTTTCAACCGCTTTATAGGCTCATTGCCTCACTCATTTCTTAGTGCAAGATTTCTCGATCTCTCCAACAATTCATTTTCCGGACCCATCCCCATAACCTTTGGTGAAACATCTGCTACTTTCTTATCACTTTCTCATAACAATTTAAATGGTAGCATTCCAGTTTCTTTATGTAAAACGGTGACTTTGTGGAACCTTGATCTCTCATACAATCAGTTAACCAAAGAACTTCCTAGGTGTTTGGGAAATTTGACTGAATTGGTAACAATGGATTTGGCAAACAATAATATACGTGGACGTATTCCTGAATCTTTGGGTGTTATACCTACACTTGAATGGTTGCGTCTGCATAGCAATGCTTTTTCAGGTGAGCTCCCTACATCATTGAGAAATTGCACCCAATTGAGAGCTGTCGATTTTAGTGAGAACAAATTCTCTGGAAAAATACCAACATGGATAGGAGAACGCCTATCAAAACTCCAGATTCTCATCCTTCGGTCGAATATGTTTTCCGGAACTATTCCTCCACAGCTATGTCATCTTACTTCTCTTCAGATCTTGGATCTCGCACATAACAAGCTATTAGAAGCCATACCAAGGTGTTTTAGCAATTTCAGTGCCATGGCTACAAAGGAGCATGAAAGTGGAACGATTGTGAGCGCGATATATGGAGGAGAAGACGGATGGTTATATTATGAGGAGAACATAACGGTGGTTACCAAAGGAATGAAACTTGATTATACTAAGATTCTTTCCCTTGTAACTGTGATAGACCTCTCAAGCAATCATTTATCTGGAGAGATCCCTGAAGAATTAGTAAGTCTATCCGGGCTGCAAGGTTTGAACTTGTCTAGAAATCATTTGGTGGGAAACATTCCAAAAAATATTGATGGCTTGCGACAGTTAGAGTCTCTTGATCTGTCATGGAATCAACTTTCTGGTGCTATTCCACAGAGCTTGTCAGCGTTAAATTTTTTGAGCAGCCTCGATCTCTCACATAATAACTTGTCCGGGCAGATTCCGTCGGGCAGCCAGCTCCAGACTTTTAATGATCCCTCCATTTATAATAGCAACCTTGATCTTTGTGGGCCTCCACTTCCAAACAAGTGCCCAAAAGATAAAACATCTCAAACTCCGGTGCCCATGGGCAATGGAGTTGACAAAGAGGAGGAAGAAGGGTTCATGTGGGTATGGTTTTTCACTAGCATGGCATCGGGATTCGTGGTAGGATTTTGGGGAGTCTGTGGCGTTTTAATCTTCAAGAAGTCATGGAGGATTGCTTATTTTCAACTTTGTGATAAAATGATGGATAAGATCTTCATGGCATGGATGACAAAGGTGGCTAAGTTGAGGACAATGCTACAAGACAGGAAGTGA